From Candidatus Mycalebacterium zealandia:
GAGCAGAAAAACTGAAAAGGACATCCGCCGAATTTTTCAATTTCAGTAACGCGCAGATTTTTCCACCAATCGTCTTCGGTTTTTGTGACAATCCCTTCAAATTTTCCAAACACTCCGTTTTCCATCAACCGTTCATTCTCGGCGGCGGCTCCGCGCTCCGCCATCTCCGCAAGGGTGGAAAGCGGGTCGTTTTCTCTGAGAAGTTTTTTAAGTTTGTCCGGAATTTTCCTGTTGTTCTCGAACTCACGCGCCCGCGTGATTTCCGCACAATACGGATTTTCGCCCGTGTCCGGTTCAATCTCCTCAACCACATGGGTTTGCTCAAGTTCCTTGATAAACAGAGAAGGGGCGTTTTCATTGCCTGTGTCTTCGGCGTTGCGGGGGAAGGAGATGTTGAGTTCCCGCTCCGCGCACGCGACCGCGCACCGCCATATTGCGCGTTCGTCGCTCAAAAACTCTGCGTCAGTCGGGAGCGTTTGTGCTCCGCAATGTTTGTTGATAGCCCGTTTTTCCGCGTCATTGAACACGCCGCCCGTTCTTCCCAATTTGGGGAAACTCCCGTCCCGACAGTCAAGAATGAACACAACCGGATACGAAGTCCCGCGTGCTTGAAATGCGTCCATAATGGGCACGTGCTCTTCGGTTCCGGGGGTTTTATAGGAATACGCGCGGCTTTGGAGCAGTTTTGACAGAAAGTCTGTGAAGTCATCGGGCGAGGTGAAATTTTCGTCCCATTTTTCCGACAGAAAAACCGCTTCTCTGAGAAGTTTTCGCGCTTCTTCAACCGCGAGAACTCCCTCCGGAATTCGATACGCGCCCGTCGCGTCCACAATTTTAGACAGAGTTAGCAGTATGGCGCTTGCCTTGAGCGGCTTGCCGACGGTGATTTTAATCGGCGCGAGCATTTTTTTGAGTTCTCTCCGCTTTTCAGCCGTTTTTGTCGCGCCGAAAAAGAACCGTCGCAAAACCGGGTTCGCCTCAAAACGCTCAAACTCGCTCCCTTCCGGATTTTGAGCCACGACGAAACAGTCTCTCAAAAAAGCCGATATGGATGACACCGCGCCGACCCTGACTCTGGACTGAACGGTTACCGGAACACCGTTTCGTTCAAAAATACTTGCTATGAGCGCCGCGCGCCGGGGAGTTTCACGCACAATCACGGCAAAATCGGAAAGGCTCGCGCCGTTGTCAATCATCTTTCTGATTTTCGCCGCAGCGTGGTGCGCCTCATTTGTGAGAAAGTCAAATGAACGGAGAAAAACGGGCGGTTTTTTTTCAGGAGATTTTTGTTCCAAATCCGCTGTTATTTGCAGGGTTTCAATTCCGGAGTCTTCAGCCGCGGAGAGAATTTTAAGATGTGTGGGGGTAAGCGCGTGAAATCCCGCCACAATGATTCTGCGAAAGTTTCCGTTTATGCCATCCATCCCCCCCGCTCTTATCGCGGACGCAAGATCAACCAGCGCGGTTGTGTCGTCCGTCATTGCCTCTTTTTTCATCTGTGCTTCAAAATCGGTGAGCGCGGGCTCAAGCAGGGAGAGTTTGCGTCCGGCTTCTCCCGCGGCTCCTGATTTTTTGAGTATTTCAGCGGCGGACATTCCGCACTGTTTCAGGCTCGCATCCAGAGCAAGCAGTTGAGAGGTAAATTTTTTCCGCTTTTCCGCGCCGCCGGGCAGGCGTTCCACCGCTTTGCGCATTAGAATTATTCCGCCCGTGCGCGAAAGAATCCGTTTGCGTGCGACGATTCTGTGCCGTCGCGCCAAATCGCCGAAAGTGGTTATGAACGGAGCCGAATCGGTGTTGGCAAACGCTTTCCGGGCCTGCCATACGGCTGGGGTGTCCGGCAGAATGAGCAGGTCGCCGCCCTCTCCCGGCTCAACTTTCAAATCACGCAAAACGCCGCTCACGAGCGGTCCCGAAAAAGAAACCGTTTTCATCAAACTCTCCAGTTTGGGAGTATAAAACAGATGGCAAACTATTGAAACTTGCTAAAAAAGGGTGGTGCTTGTTGCGTCCCCGGAGGGATTTGAACCCCCGACCCCGGGATTAGGAATCCCGTGCTCTATCCAACTGAGCTACGGGGACGTTTCCAGCGTACTTTAACCGTCCGCGCCTGTTTGTTCAAAAGCGCGAAATTTTAGATGCCCCGCACTTGTATTATAGTCATGCCTTATGTTAAATTTAGACATGCCTAAATTTTGGAGGAGTTGATGCTCAACCAGACGACAGAGGACTATCTGAAAACCATTTACGAATTGGCGGAGTGTTCGGACAAGGTTACGACTAAAGCCATAGCGGAAAAACTGAAAGTTTCATCTCCGTCCGTTACTGAGATGACAAGAAAACTCGCCGCGAAAAAACTGCTTGTTTACAAGCCGTATCACGGCGTCAAACTTACCAAGGCGGGCGAGAAGGTGGCACTTGAAATGATAAGGCATCACCGGCTCATAGAGCTTTATCTTCAGGAGGCGCTTGGAATTCCGTGGGACAGGGTTCACGCCGAGGCGGAGAAGTGGGAACATTTCATCTCCGAAGATGTAGAGGACAGAATGGATGCCAAACTCGGATTTCCCAAGGTTGACCCGCATGGGGCGCAGATTCCAACCCGTGACGGTGTTCTTCCGATACGCAGAAAGTGCGAAACTCTGGACACTCTGCAAGCCGGAGACAAAGGGGTTGTTGCGGAAGTGAGTGACCATGATTCCGAACTGCTGGGATATCTTGGAAACATAGATATCTTCCCCCGCAGCAGCATTGAGGTTAGGAGTATAGAGCCGTTTGACGGACCGATGACTATCAGCGTCAACGGGCACAAACGCATTATCGGCAAAAACGTGGCAGTTTACATTTCCATTACCGACATAGAGAAAAAACAAGCGGAGCCGAAGAGGGCCTCGGGAGGTAAACAATGAGACTTGCGGTTTTATTTTCGGCGTTTGCGCTGTTTTTCACGCCCGTTCCCTCTGTTGCCCATCACCATTTTGCGGACGAAACACGGCACGGCGTTATAAATGTTGTTTCCACAACAGGCATTATCAATGACATTGTCAAAAATGTGGGAGGCAAAAAGGTTTCCACGACCGCGCTTATGGGGCCCGGCATTGACCCCCACCTTTACAGGGCAACCGCCGGAGACGTCAAAACGCTCGCCCGCGCCGATGTTGTTTTTCATCACGGGCTTCACCTTGAGGGGAAACTTTCCGATTTGCTGAACGGAATGCGGGCAAGGGGCATCAACACGGTTGCTGTTACCGATGAAATTCCCAAATCCATGCTGCTTTCCGCAGGTGTGCCGGGCAATTACGACCCGCATGTGTGGTTTGACCCGAATCTGTGGAGTATGTCGGTGCGCGCAGTTGCTCGTACGCTTTCGGAAATAGATCCCGCGAACTCCGCTTTTTACTCGGCCAACGCGAGTGACTACATCGCTGCTCTTTCAGAGGTTGACGGTTACGCCAGACGGAAGTTTTCAGCCATTCCGGAAAATCTTAGGTTTATAGTCACTTCGCATGACGCGTTTGCGTATTTCGGCAGGGCTTACGGCTTTGAGGTAACTGCACTTCAAGGTGTCAGCACGGCTTCGGAAGCGGCAATTTCAGACATCCACAGAGTGGTCGACGTGATTGTGAACAACCGGCTTCCCGCGATTTTTACCGAATCGTCAGTTTCCCCGCGCTATATCAAGGCGGTCAAAGAGGCGGTGGAATATTCAGGGGTTTTAATCAAAATCGGTGGGCAACTCTACTCGGATGCGCTTGGTGGCAAGGATTCTGAGCAGGACACCTTTTACGGAATGTTCAAACACAACGTTGATGTGATTTACGGCTCTCTTTCAACAAACACCGAGCGAGAGCTTGCGACCGCGCCAAAAATTCAGGACCCGGGCCTTTGACACTTGACGGATTTTTTGAGTTATGGAAAATCCACTTGAAGTCAAAGGGCTGACTGTCGCGTATTCGGGATTGGTCGCATTGTGGAATATTTCATTGACTGTTCCGCGAGGGTCTTTAACTGCCGTAGTGGGTCCTAACGGAGCGGGCAAAAGCACCCTTATAAAAGCCGTTCAAAACCTTGTGCCCAGAGCCGCGGGTGAAGTCCGGATTTTCGGAAAACTCTATGACGAGTTGAGAAAATCGGTCGCATACGTGCCGCAGCGTGGCAACGTTGACTGGAACTTTCCCGCCAGTGTTTTTGATGTGGTTCAGATGGGAACCTACGCTTCTCTGGGCTGGATGAAGAGACCCGGAGAGATAGAGAGGCGGAAAACCTTTGCCGCGCTTGAAAGAACGGCGATGGAGGAGTTTGCCGACCGGCAGATAGGTGAGCTTTCAGGCGGACAACAGCAAAGGGTTTTTGTGGCGCGCGCCCTTGTTCAAGATGCGGATTTGTATCTTATGGACGAGCCGTTTCAGGGCGTTGACAGCGTTACGGAAATAACAATCGCGAATATTATGCGCGAGATGAGTCGGAACGGAAAAACAATGATAGTGGTTCACCATGACCTTCAAACCGTACCGGATTATTTTGACCGCGCGGCGTTGATAAACAGGGAAATTGTCGCCTGCGGAGCGGTTTCGGAGGTGTTTAACGGAGAAAACATCGGCGTGACTTACGGTGCCGGAGGTTAGGGCGCGCATGTGGATTTTTTCCGAACTGTTTTCGAACTACACGGTTGCCGTGGTTGTGTGTGGCGCGATTTTTCTCGGATTGACCGCAGGCGCCTGCGGAACTGTCGTGTTTGTGAGGAAGGAAACACTTCTTGCGGACGCGGTTTCGCACGGCTGCCTTCCGGGCATTGCGCTGGGATTTATGGTGGCGCAGGGCAAGTCGCCCTCAATGTTGCTTGTCGGCGCGCTTCTCACGGCGTTTGTGACCGTGGGTTTTGTGCGCCTCGCGCGTTCGGTTTCCGCTGTCAGGTTTGACAGCGCTCTCGCGATGGGTGTTTCAATCTCATTTGGGGTAGGCATTGTTCTTCTTACAGCCATTCAGTCGTCCGGCGCTTCGGGGCAGGCGGGGCTTGACAGGTTTTTGTTCGGTCAGGCAAGCGCGATGTCGCTTGATGACGTAAAAACCATTTTTATCATGGGTGCGGTCTGCGCGCTTTCTCTCGCGGTTTTCTGGAAGCATATCAAAATCGTGTGTTTTGACCGTGAATACGCCGAGTCTTCAGGCTTCAGCGTGCGCGCTGTCGGGTTTTTTCTGAACGCCTTTCTTGTTGCCGCAACCGTAATCGGGATTGAAACCGTGGGCGTTGTGTTGATGTGCTCAATGATGGTGGCTCCGGCAATCGCGGCAAGGCATTTGACGGACACAATGGGCAAGATGACCGTGCTCGCGGCGCTTATCGGTGCCGTGGGCGGAGTTCTCGGGGTGATTGGAAGTTGGAAAATCGACAACCTTCCGACCGGTCCCGCGATTGTCGTGTGCGTTACCGTGGCGGCTCTCGCGGCCATTTTGTTCTCTCCGAAGAATGGCATCTTGGCGCGCCGTGCGAGGTTTGAATCAGCCGGGGTTGAAAATGAGCCCCGAAGTTGAAATACAGATAATAGCCGCGCTTGTGTCGGTCGCGTGCGCGACCATTGGGATTTTTCTGGTTCTCAGAAAGAAGGCGATGATTACAGACTCCGTGAGTCACTCAATCCTGCCGGGAATTGCGGCGGGTTTTATTTTGACCGGAAGCGTTACTTCTCCGTTGCTTGTTTTTGGAGCGTTCGCGGCGGCCATTGCAAGTGTTTTTTCGTCTGAAGCGCTCGCTCGCTTGCGCTTGATGTCAAACGACTCGGCAATCGCTTTTGTTTACCCATTTCTTTTCAGCATCGGAGTCATACTTGTTTCGGGATACGCAGGTAACGCCCATCTGGATGTTGATTCGGTTCTGCTCGGAGAATTGGCGCTCGCACCACTTGACAGAATCATTATTGGCGGCACGGACATAGGACCGTTCGCGCTTTATTCATCGGGTGCGATTGCAGTGCTTTGCGCCGTTTTTGTCGCCATTTTCTACAAGGAGTTGAAACTGTCAGCTTTTGATGAGTCTGCGGCGAAAACTGCGGGTTTTTCAAAATTTGTATTTTCCGCCGCTTTCTCGGCGGTGGTCTGCGCCACCTGCATTGTTGCTTTTGGCGCGGTAGGCTCGGTTCTGCTCATAGCTCTTGTGGCGACTCCGCCGTGCTGTGCTTTGCTTCTTACGGACCGGCTCGGAAGGGCAATTGTTTTGAGCGCCGCGATTGCGGCGGCGTGCTCGGTCACGGGGTTTCACGCGGCTGTGAAGTGGAATACAAATATCGCCGGAGCCGCAACCACCGTTTTGGGAGTTGTATTTATTTTGATTCTGATTTTTTCGCCTCGAAAAGGGATTGTTTCAAGCTTGGTTGAAAACCGCAGACGCGAAAAACAGATTCAAGCAGCTCTGCGGAAATTGTCCTCTTAGTCTTGCGTTCGCACCACGCGCTGTTAATCTAAAATTTGATAGAGCAATGACTAAGTCCGACATCAGCAGAAACATATTCTACAAGTTTCGTCTCTCCGCCACTGACGCGGACGCGATTCTGAACACAATCATAGATTGCATGTCAAACGCGATTGTGTCCGGTTCGCGTGTTGAAATCAGAGGTTTTGGAAGTTTCTACACCAAGGCGTGTAAGCCCTACACGGGCAGAAACCCCCGCACGGGCGAAAACGTTGAAGTGAAGGCAAAGCAATTGCCGTGTTTCAGACAGGGCAAAGGCATCAGAGATGCTTTCAAAACCCTTTCCGAACGGGAATCTTCTTAAAAAAGCGCGAAAATGGCTCTGCTGAAAATTCTACGCTATCCAGATCCCAAATTGAGAAAAAAGGGCGTCTCGGTCGGCAAAATTGACGGCCGTATTCACCTCCTTCTTGACAATATGCTTGAGACCATGCGCGATGAGCGGGGAGTGGGACTTTCCGCGCCGCAGGTAGGGGAAAACATAAGGGTTGTTCTTGTGTCTGACACGCGCGATTTTGAGCCTGCGGAGGTTCCCGCGGACGAAGACGCGTCCACTGACCTGAGGGAAGAGGAAGCGCCTGTTGAAATGCCCGTGATTGAGATGATAAACCCCGTCATAGAGAAATCTTCGGGCTTAATGGATGAGGACACCGAGGGCTGCCTCAGTATTCCGGGTTTTACGGGCAGGGTGAAAAGGAGCAAAAGTGTTGAAGTCAAGTGGCTTTGCCGTGACGGAAAACAGCATTCCATGACTGCGAGCGGGTTTACGGCGAGAATAGTTCAACACGAGATTGACCACCTTGACGGAACGCTTTTTATTGACCGTTTGAGCGCTCTTAAAAAACAGATGATGCTGAAAAAAATGGACAAGGTTTTCGGCGCGGTTTCAGACACTCCGCAGGCGCCCGTGGCAAAAAAACAGAAAAAAGGCGCGGCGCACGAATAATGGCTTCTTCGGGGGAAATTGTGCTCTCCCGTCTTGCCGAAGGGCTTGAGCCCTTCTACGTGATGGAGACTCTTGAGACGGCGGCACGAATGGAGAAGGAGGGAATTGATGTTATTCATTTTGAGGTGGGGCATCCAGACCTTCCGACTGCGCCCGAAGTTTGCGAAGCGGCGATAGAGGCGGTCAAACGCGGCGAAACGGCTTACGCGCCGAGCACGGGCATTGATTCCTTAAAAGAGCGCATAGCGCAAGCACACTGTTCGAGATACGGCTTGAATGTTACGGCAAGCAATGTGTTGGTAACGTCGGGCAGTTCTCCCGCTCTGCTGATTGCCGTGCTTTGCGTTGTCAATCCGGGTGATGAGGTTGTTATTACGGACCCGCACTACGCATGCTATCCGGGAATGATTAAATCCGCGGGAGGTGTTCCCGTTACGGTCCCCGTGTATGCCGAAGAGAAATATCAAATTGATATGGCGCGGTTGAAAAAGGTTTTAAGTCCGAGAACAAAGGCGATTATCATCAACTCCCCCTCCAACCCCACCGGGGCGATTCAAATTGAAGAGACGCTTGCCGAAATATCATCGCTCGGAATTTTCGTTATATCGGATGAAATCTATCACGGGCTTGAATACGGCGTGAAGTCAAAATCGGTTTTGAATCATACAAACCGTGCGGTTGCGGTTAACGGATTTTCAAAACTGTGCTCAATGACCGGCTGGCGGCTTGGATATATGATAGCGCCGGAGCCGTTTATACGCGCCGCTCAGAAATTTCAGCAGAACCTCTTTCTGTGCGCGAACCCGTTTGTTCAACGCGGGGGGGAAGCGGCCGTTGAATATGTTTTTCCGCAAGCGGACGAAATTGCCGCAATCTATATGAAGCGCAGAGACGCGATGATAAAAGAGCTTTCCAAAGCCGGGATTTCTCCCTGCGGTGATCCGCGCGGGGCTTTTTATGTTTTTGTGAAGATTCCCGGTAAAAACACCGATTCGCGCCGGGTCGCGTCCAACATTCTTGAGAAAACCCATGTTGCCGTCACGCCGGGTTTTGATTTCGGCCGTGAAGGTGAGGGGCACTTGCGCTTTTCATACGCAACGGGGATTGATAAAATCAACGAGGGGATAACCCGAATCGTGGATTATTTGCAAAAAACATTATGAGAAAAAAACTTATCGCGGCGAACTGGAAAATGAACAAAACGCGCGCCGAAGCTACGGATTTTACCCGCGTTTTTGCCGGAAAGTTTTCAAATTCGGACTGCGAAATCACCTTGTTTCCGCCTTTTACTGCGATTGAGGCAGTTGCGAAAGAGGTGGACGGAAAGGGAATGACGGTTGGAGCGCAGGATGTTTTTTACGAAAACAGCGGCGCTTACACCGGAGAAGTTTCCTGCGTGATGCTTGCGGATTTGGGATGCGCAATGGTAATCGCGGGGCATTCGGAAAGGCGGCACATTTTTGGCGAGAGCGATGAACTTGTGGCGAAAAAAACACATGCTGTTGTTAGAAACGGAATGGGAGTGTTGCTGTGTGTTGGCGAGACCGATTCGCAAAGAATTGACGGAAAAGAAAAAGATGTTGTGCGTCAACAGTTAACTTCCGCGCTCAAGGGCGTTCCGCCCGGTCTGACAACCGTCGCATATGAGCCCGTGTGGGCGATTGGAACCGGAAATAACGCGAAATCCGGGGATATAGAGGAGATGCATATTTTCATGAGAGATGTTCTTGGCGGCATTTTCGGAGCGGATTCAGACGGCATCAAGATTTTATACGGAGGCAGTATAAATCCCGGAAATGCCTCGGAGATTGCCCGCGTTCAAGGAGTGGACGGCATGCTTGTGGGAACGGCAAGTCTTGAATTGGAATCATTTGTCAGCATAATAGAGGCGTCTTTGGCGGATTGAAAAATGGAAGTTTTAACGCCCTTTATAGAAACCGTCCACATTGTTGTGGCTTTGATAATGATAGTTGTCATTCTCATTCAGCCGAGTGGAACGGACGAGTTGGGAACCGTTTTCGGCGGCGGAACGTCTGAATCCGTTTTCGGAGCGGGCGGAGCGACCCCGTTTCTATCAAAAGCAACCAGATTTATGGCGATTGTTTTTGTGTCCACATCGCTTCTGCTTGGATATATTTCTTTCACGCAGTCATCAGAATCAGTTTTTGATGGCTCGGTTCCTCAGAGCCAGATGATTGAATTTGACGGTTCGACAGCGCCCGCAGAGGAAGGCGCATCCGGAGAGAGTTCCAAATAGGGAAAGGCGGAGATATAAAGGAGAGGTTTTTATGCCGTATATAATTGCAGAACCGTGCATTGACGTTAAGGACAAATCGTGTGTTGAAGCTTGCCCCGTGGATTGCATATACGAAGGGGATGAGCAGTTGTTTATTGAGCCCAATGAGTGCATTGATTGCGGAGCATGCGTTGACCCGTGTCCGGTGGACGCTATTTTCCATGAAGATGAAGTCCCTGAAAAATGGCATAAGTTTATCAAAGAGAACAGCGATTTCTTTGAGGGGAAAAAGGATCTCAAGCCCGCCACAAAAGACTGATAAATCCAACCCCGTCAAGGAAAAAGTTTCACGCGTCTCGGTTTTTCTTAAAAAACAATATCCTGACGTCCGCTGTCATTTGAACTACAACTCCGCGTTTGAACTGCTTATCGGTTCAATCCTTTCGGCTCAGTGCACGGACAAGAGGGTTAATGAAATCACTCCGGGGCTTTTCAAAAAATATCCTGACGTCGCCAGTTTTGCGAGCGCGAAAGGCTCCGAACTGGAAAAGGATATTTTCAGCGCGGGGTTTTATAAAAACAAAACGAAATCAATAATTGGTTGCTGTAAAGGAATTGCCGACAAACACGGCGATGCGGTTCCCGACACAATGGAAGAACTTAAAGCACTGCCCGGAATAGGCAGGAAAACCGCCAATGTGGTTCTCGGAAACTGGTTCGGTAAGCCCGGCATCATTGTTGACACACACATAACCCGTCTTTCCCGAAGGCTCGGAATGAGTTCAAAAAACACCGCCGAAGGCATAGAAAAAGACCTGATGGCGCTTGTGCCGCGAAAAGACTGGACATTTTTTTCAAACTCTTTGGGCGAACACGGAAGGCAGATTTGCAAATCGCGCGCGCCTCTTTGTACCAGATGCGGAGTTTCTGAATTTTGCGTATGGAGCGGAAAAAATGATTGAAAACTCCGGTGCGGACACTTCGGTTCAGGAACTCATAACAATTCCCACCGAGGGTGGAAATGTTAACGCCCTTTTCTACAAGTGTGAAAACGGTGGATATGGCAAAGAGCCTGTTATCATCCATGTTCACGGGTTTCTGGGCAATTTTCTTGAGGGAAGCCAGAGGTTTCTACCCCCAATTCTTGCCAAAGCCGGATATTCATCCATAGCCATTAATACGCGCCTTTCAAATTTCAGCCTGTTTTTCGGCTACGGAATAGTGAACAGCACAATTCCGCAGATAGACGGCGTTATCAAATTCCTACGCGAAATGGGTTATGACAAAATCATAATTTCGGGTTACAGCCTCGGCGGCTGTATTGCCGTCAGATACGTGTCGTCCAAAGCGGGAACAAAAGAGGCGGACGCTTTGAGCGGAATGATAGCGATCGCCACTCCGTATTCAATGCCGGACTCCATAAAAAGAAGATGGGACAAATGGCAGAGCAGTCCGTCTTATGATCAAATTTATGAGGAAGCCAAAGAGATTCTGGGTTCCGACCCGATGAATTCAACCAGAGACCGCACAATTATAATCCACAAAGCGCGCGGCGACAGTTTCAGCCCCG
This genomic window contains:
- a CDS encoding metal-dependent transcriptional regulator, coding for MLNQTTEDYLKTIYELAECSDKVTTKAIAEKLKVSSPSVTEMTRKLAAKKLLVYKPYHGVKLTKAGEKVALEMIRHHRLIELYLQEALGIPWDRVHAEAEKWEHFISEDVEDRMDAKLGFPKVDPHGAQIPTRDGVLPIRRKCETLDTLQAGDKGVVAEVSDHDSELLGYLGNIDIFPRSSIEVRSIEPFDGPMTISVNGHKRIIGKNVAVYISITDIEKKQAEPKRASGGKQ
- a CDS encoding manganese transporter; translated protein: MRLAVLFSAFALFFTPVPSVAHHHFADETRHGVINVVSTTGIINDIVKNVGGKKVSTTALMGPGIDPHLYRATAGDVKTLARADVVFHHGLHLEGKLSDLLNGMRARGINTVAVTDEIPKSMLLSAGVPGNYDPHVWFDPNLWSMSVRAVARTLSEIDPANSAFYSANASDYIAALSEVDGYARRKFSAIPENLRFIVTSHDAFAYFGRAYGFEVTALQGVSTASEAAISDIHRVVDVIVNNRLPAIFTESSVSPRYIKAVKEAVEYSGVLIKIGGQLYSDALGGKDSEQDTFYGMFKHNVDVIYGSLSTNTERELATAPKIQDPGL
- a CDS encoding ATP-binding cassette domain-containing protein, with product MENPLEVKGLTVAYSGLVALWNISLTVPRGSLTAVVGPNGAGKSTLIKAVQNLVPRAAGEVRIFGKLYDELRKSVAYVPQRGNVDWNFPASVFDVVQMGTYASLGWMKRPGEIERRKTFAALERTAMEEFADRQIGELSGGQQQRVFVARALVQDADLYLMDEPFQGVDSVTEITIANIMREMSRNGKTMIVVHHDLQTVPDYFDRAALINREIVACGAVSEVFNGENIGVTYGAGG
- a CDS encoding iron chelate uptake ABC transporter family permease subunit translates to MPEVRARMWIFSELFSNYTVAVVVCGAIFLGLTAGACGTVVFVRKETLLADAVSHGCLPGIALGFMVAQGKSPSMLLVGALLTAFVTVGFVRLARSVSAVRFDSALAMGVSISFGVGIVLLTAIQSSGASGQAGLDRFLFGQASAMSLDDVKTIFIMGAVCALSLAVFWKHIKIVCFDREYAESSGFSVRAVGFFLNAFLVAATVIGIETVGVVLMCSMMVAPAIAARHLTDTMGKMTVLAALIGAVGGVLGVIGSWKIDNLPTGPAIVVCVTVAALAAILFSPKNGILARRARFESAGVENEPRS
- a CDS encoding metal ABC transporter permease — protein: MASWRAVRGLNQPGLKMSPEVEIQIIAALVSVACATIGIFLVLRKKAMITDSVSHSILPGIAAGFILTGSVTSPLLVFGAFAAAIASVFSSEALARLRLMSNDSAIAFVYPFLFSIGVILVSGYAGNAHLDVDSVLLGELALAPLDRIIIGGTDIGPFALYSSGAIAVLCAVFVAIFYKELKLSAFDESAAKTAGFSKFVFSAAFSAVVCATCIVAFGAVGSVLLIALVATPPCCALLLTDRLGRAIVLSAAIAAACSVTGFHAAVKWNTNIAGAATTVLGVVFILILIFSPRKGIVSSLVENRRREKQIQAALRKLSS
- a CDS encoding integration host factor subunit beta: MTKSDISRNIFYKFRLSATDADAILNTIIDCMSNAIVSGSRVEIRGFGSFYTKACKPYTGRNPRTGENVEVKAKQLPCFRQGKGIRDAFKTLSERESS
- a CDS encoding peptide deformylase; translation: MALLKILRYPDPKLRKKGVSVGKIDGRIHLLLDNMLETMRDERGVGLSAPQVGENIRVVLVSDTRDFEPAEVPADEDASTDLREEEAPVEMPVIEMINPVIEKSSGLMDEDTEGCLSIPGFTGRVKRSKSVEVKWLCRDGKQHSMTASGFTARIVQHEIDHLDGTLFIDRLSALKKQMMLKKMDKVFGAVSDTPQAPVAKKQKKGAAHE
- a CDS encoding aminotransferase class I/II-fold pyridoxal phosphate-dependent enzyme; the encoded protein is MASSGEIVLSRLAEGLEPFYVMETLETAARMEKEGIDVIHFEVGHPDLPTAPEVCEAAIEAVKRGETAYAPSTGIDSLKERIAQAHCSRYGLNVTASNVLVTSGSSPALLIAVLCVVNPGDEVVITDPHYACYPGMIKSAGGVPVTVPVYAEEKYQIDMARLKKVLSPRTKAIIINSPSNPTGAIQIEETLAEISSLGIFVISDEIYHGLEYGVKSKSVLNHTNRAVAVNGFSKLCSMTGWRLGYMIAPEPFIRAAQKFQQNLFLCANPFVQRGGEAAVEYVFPQADEIAAIYMKRRDAMIKELSKAGISPCGDPRGAFYVFVKIPGKNTDSRRVASNILEKTHVAVTPGFDFGREGEGHLRFSYATGIDKINEGITRIVDYLQKTL
- a CDS encoding triose-phosphate isomerase is translated as MRKKLIAANWKMNKTRAEATDFTRVFAGKFSNSDCEITLFPPFTAIEAVAKEVDGKGMTVGAQDVFYENSGAYTGEVSCVMLADLGCAMVIAGHSERRHIFGESDELVAKKTHAVVRNGMGVLLCVGETDSQRIDGKEKDVVRQQLTSALKGVPPGLTTVAYEPVWAIGTGNNAKSGDIEEMHIFMRDVLGGIFGADSDGIKILYGGSINPGNASEIARVQGVDGMLVGTASLELESFVSIIEASLAD
- the secG gene encoding preprotein translocase subunit SecG, which produces MEVLTPFIETVHIVVALIMIVVILIQPSGTDELGTVFGGGTSESVFGAGGATPFLSKATRFMAIVFVSTSLLLGYISFTQSSESVFDGSVPQSQMIEFDGSTAPAEEGASGESSK
- a CDS encoding ferredoxin, with product MPYIIAEPCIDVKDKSCVEACPVDCIYEGDEQLFIEPNECIDCGACVDPCPVDAIFHEDEVPEKWHKFIKENSDFFEGKKDLKPATKD
- the nth gene encoding endonuclease III, encoding MKSLKNGISLSKRTAISLRGKRISSPPQKTDKSNPVKEKVSRVSVFLKKQYPDVRCHLNYNSAFELLIGSILSAQCTDKRVNEITPGLFKKYPDVASFASAKGSELEKDIFSAGFYKNKTKSIIGCCKGIADKHGDAVPDTMEELKALPGIGRKTANVVLGNWFGKPGIIVDTHITRLSRRLGMSSKNTAEGIEKDLMALVPRKDWTFFSNSLGEHGRQICKSRAPLCTRCGVSEFCVWSGKND
- a CDS encoding alpha/beta fold hydrolase, whose translation is MIENSGADTSVQELITIPTEGGNVNALFYKCENGGYGKEPVIIHVHGFLGNFLEGSQRFLPPILAKAGYSSIAINTRLSNFSLFFGYGIVNSTIPQIDGVIKFLREMGYDKIIISGYSLGGCIAVRYVSSKAGTKEADALSGMIAIATPYSMPDSIKRRWDKWQSSPSYDQIYEEAKEILGSDPMNSTRDRTIIIHKARGDSFSPEHCEIYTYKTWWFLAGPEATSTKTYKQIENIKVPTLLIQGWDDKIVYPNETHDLCQTATEAGNNDVSAFFLNAGHTLEGKEDELGEIITNWLRRRTGN